The proteins below are encoded in one region of Silene latifolia isolate original U9 population chromosome 2, ASM4854445v1, whole genome shotgun sequence:
- the LOC141632147 gene encoding SKP1-like protein 4, translating to MAAAIEGSSSSTATEAMADAIGVSSSPTATEAMAAAIKLSLSSGATETKKIVLKSSDDEEFEVEEAVALQSQTIKHMIEDDCADNAIPLPNITAYILDKVIEYCEKHVETSHTYTPSDTTSPADQLKKWDAEFAKVDQDTLFDIMLVCAYSFFLFKLTIIPF from the coding sequence ATGGCGGCTGCAATTGAAGGCTCATCGTCTTCAACTGCAACAGAAGCAATGGCGGACGCAATTGGAGTATCATCGTCTCCAACTGCAACAGAAGCAATGGCGGCCGCAATTAAATTATCATTGTCTTCAGGTGCAACAGAAACAAAGAAAATCGTGCTGAAATCATCAGATGACGAGGAATTCGAGGTGGAAGAGGCTGTTGCATTACAATCTCAAACAATCAAACACATGATTGAAGATGATTGTGCTGATAACGCAATCCCACTTCCTAATATTACTGCATACATATTAGATAAGGTAATTGAGTACTGTGAAAAGCATGTTGAAACTTCACATACTTATACTCCTTCGGATACTACTTCTCCTGCTGATCAACTTAAGAAATGGGATGCTGAATTTGCTAAAGTCGATCAGGATACTCTCTTTGATATTATGTTGGTATGTGCCTACTCTTTTTTCCTGTTCAAGTTGACTATAATACCCTTTTAG